A genomic region of Thermodesulfobium narugense DSM 14796 contains the following coding sequences:
- a CDS encoding HAMP domain-containing sensor histidine kinase, which produces MKKLKNYIESSIGIRLTLYYCAILLTTLVLCGFVVIFGMNFALTKEANSKIKVAISNIQNSLQSEENPNLNDPELVDQAGSLELWIQIYKDNKLVSKSPNLGNIKLPFYNGPVKSILINGQEVLISGKDIGNGIFVEVAHPLKREKHFLAVLSGLLIFLMMGATLFAMTSGYISVTNTLRPLAILTKKVKEINTGKLDERIPLSGPKDELYLLAQAFNEMLERLEKGFKSQQEFVAAASHDLRTPLSVIKSYNDLLKRWGKDDKKILEESIQTIAVATQRMERLVNDLLFLARVESKPRINFVKVNTKELIEEIAKEAQALSQTITVTFSTCDLYVNADEDYLRRALWALVDNAIKYNKENGEVKILSREEGNFAVIDIIDTGIGIKEEALPRLFEKFYRVDSSRQSSGFGLGLSLSKEIIQLHGGDIKVKSKYKEGSTFSVYLPLYPPAIKGKNAIL; this is translated from the coding sequence ATGAAAAAGCTTAAGAATTACATTGAAAGCTCAATAGGTATAAGGCTTACACTATATTATTGCGCTATACTTCTTACAACGTTAGTTTTGTGTGGTTTTGTAGTAATATTTGGAATGAACTTTGCTCTTACAAAAGAGGCAAATTCAAAGATAAAGGTAGCAATTTCAAATATTCAAAACTCTCTTCAAAGCGAGGAAAATCCTAATCTAAACGATCCTGAATTAGTAGATCAGGCTGGTAGTTTGGAGCTCTGGATACAGATATATAAAGATAATAAACTTGTCAGTAAATCTCCAAATTTAGGGAACATCAAACTCCCATTTTACAATGGTCCTGTAAAGTCTATTCTCATTAACGGCCAGGAGGTTTTGATTTCGGGCAAGGATATTGGAAATGGTATATTTGTTGAAGTAGCGCATCCCTTAAAGAGAGAAAAACACTTTCTTGCGGTTCTGTCAGGTTTGCTGATCTTTCTCATGATGGGGGCTACTTTGTTTGCAATGACAAGCGGATACATAAGCGTAACAAATACTCTTAGACCTCTTGCCATACTTACCAAAAAGGTTAAGGAGATAAATACTGGTAAATTGGATGAGAGAATTCCTCTATCGGGTCCAAAAGATGAGCTATATTTGCTGGCTCAAGCTTTCAACGAGATGCTTGAAAGGCTGGAAAAGGGTTTTAAAAGCCAGCAGGAATTTGTTGCTGCAGCTTCCCATGATTTAAGAACTCCTCTTTCTGTAATAAAAAGTTATAACGACCTTCTAAAAAGATGGGGGAAAGATGACAAGAAGATACTCGAAGAGTCTATTCAGACTATTGCAGTAGCTACGCAAAGGATGGAGAGATTGGTAAATGATTTGTTATTTCTGGCAAGAGTAGAATCGAAGCCGAGAATAAACTTTGTAAAGGTTAACACAAAAGAGCTTATCGAAGAGATTGCAAAAGAGGCACAAGCTCTCTCGCAAACTATAACTGTTACCTTTTCGACTTGTGATCTGTACGTTAATGCCGATGAGGACTATCTCAGGAGAGCTCTTTGGGCATTGGTCGATAATGCAATAAAATACAATAAGGAAAACGGAGAGGTAAAGATACTGTCAAGAGAAGAAGGGAATTTTGCGGTAATAGACATAATTGATACTGGAATAGGAATAAAAGAAGAAGCTCTACCTAGATTATTTGAAAAGTTTTATAGGGTAGACTCCTCCAGACAAAGCTCCGGCTTTGGCTTGGGGCTTTCTCTTTCTAAGGAGATAATCCAACTACACGGTGGAGATATAAAAGTAAAGAGCAAATACAAGGAAGGAAGTACCTTCTCAGTGTATTTGCCTCTTTATCCACCTGCTATCAAGGGGAAAAACGCTATTCTTTGA
- a CDS encoding response regulator transcription factor, translating into MEKEYRILVVEDEYNLARYLQLELEHEGYLVDTADNGYEAIGLFSEKDFDLVLLDLMIPGIDGFEVCKRMKAQKDVAIIILTARDAVKDKVKGLDLGADDYVTKPFVIEELIARIRARLRKGTKDLEQIVVGDLVISPQTREVKRADKSVNLSKKEFDLLKYLAENVGKVLNRDTILNHVWGYDYYGSENVVDVYIRYLRAKIDDPFENKILHTVRGVGYALKIDSNEKA; encoded by the coding sequence ATGGAAAAAGAGTATAGAATCCTTGTGGTTGAAGACGAATATAATCTTGCAAGATATTTGCAGTTAGAGCTTGAACACGAAGGGTATCTAGTAGACACTGCTGATAATGGTTATGAGGCAATAGGTCTGTTTTCTGAGAAGGATTTTGACTTAGTTTTGCTGGATTTGATGATTCCAGGCATCGATGGGTTCGAAGTTTGTAAGAGAATGAAGGCGCAAAAAGACGTTGCGATAATAATTCTTACGGCAAGAGATGCAGTAAAAGATAAAGTAAAAGGGCTTGATCTAGGAGCAGACGACTATGTGACCAAGCCATTTGTGATTGAAGAATTGATAGCTAGAATAAGGGCAAGACTAAGAAAAGGCACAAAGGACTTGGAACAGATAGTAGTTGGCGATCTAGTAATATCGCCGCAGACAAGAGAGGTAAAAAGGGCAGACAAGTCAGTAAACCTTTCAAAAAAGGAGTTTGACTTGCTAAAATATCTTGCTGAAAATGTGGGCAAGGTCTTAAATAGGGATACTATCTTAAATCACGTGTGGGGTTATGACTACTATGGCAGCGAAAATGTAGTTGACGTGTATATTAGATACCTTAGAGCAAAGATTGACGATCCGTTTGAAAACAAGATTTTACATACTGTAAGAGGAGTTGGTTATGCCCTAAAAATAGATTCGAATGAAAAAGCTTAA
- a CDS encoding methyl-accepting chemotaxis protein: protein MLKNMSLQAKLILVSTLSFVVIGLLVIGVVSFQMVNYNQTLMRELTVKNDTTIDKVVGGIENSVKSLTKDIANTQRIKTDIQSNNMNALSNLVNSFLDLKENPDFFCVVTDQTGKIIYTTLGQNLVGTDVSTQPPAKAALSGKSGVGFETTKLVKLAIRAYSPIYDDSGKLIGTVHVGKKISDSNLFVDQLKKDTGSDVTWYLGDERVATTLEDVKVGSKQENQKIIEEVLKNGESPIVKTEHGGKSYLTRFGPIKDSSGNIIGMNSTSISTAEYDNYFRNIFLSLIGTIILVCIVLIGIFLAFIKRSIAKPISSLTKGIEDLSTGDFTLKLPEMNKDELGRIREAVEKLRGYLVDILSRINKIQSEIHSSSKDMLEVSKASKLAAGESKKASENMADAATNLSQSAQEISNQVQQLLSAIDSIASGSESLAKSASNLSERTAAIADKSVQIATDAKAVDELTNNVNKDAREGAKIIQETQNTMNAIVVSVENLSSVMNSLKERSLEIGKIVDVISGIAEQTNLLALNAAIEAARAGDAGRGFAVVADEVRKLAEESQKAAVEIGNMINQTIKETENAANSMNETKEGVLKGSSMSDRTSEAFKNILSAIEKLSEKIDTTTQNITTITKEVQEIESEVSNLAALSEENSASSEEMAASAKEISTNVEGIAATSEEMAASSEEVAASAQESETMAEQIDKEANKLAERADELKNELDKYKFYN from the coding sequence ATGCTCAAAAACATGTCTTTGCAGGCTAAGCTAATTTTAGTTTCTACGCTTTCATTCGTGGTTATCGGCCTTTTAGTTATTGGTGTAGTATCTTTTCAGATGGTAAATTATAATCAAACTTTGATGAGAGAGCTTACAGTTAAAAATGACACGACAATAGACAAAGTTGTAGGCGGAATTGAAAATTCTGTAAAAAGCTTAACAAAAGACATTGCAAACACTCAAAGAATCAAGACAGATATACAGTCAAACAACATGAATGCCCTGTCAAATCTTGTAAATTCATTTTTAGATCTAAAAGAAAACCCAGATTTCTTTTGCGTAGTTACCGATCAAACTGGAAAAATTATATATACCACTCTTGGACAAAATCTTGTTGGAACCGATGTAAGCACTCAACCCCCTGCAAAAGCAGCTCTGTCAGGTAAGTCAGGCGTAGGCTTTGAAACCACAAAACTGGTAAAGTTAGCAATAAGGGCATATAGCCCTATTTACGACGATAGCGGCAAGCTTATTGGAACTGTACATGTAGGGAAAAAGATTTCTGACTCTAATCTATTCGTAGACCAGCTAAAAAAAGATACCGGTTCAGATGTAACCTGGTATCTTGGAGATGAAAGGGTAGCCACTACTTTAGAAGATGTAAAGGTAGGTTCAAAACAAGAAAATCAAAAGATAATAGAAGAAGTCTTGAAAAATGGCGAAAGTCCTATTGTAAAAACTGAACATGGCGGCAAGAGCTACCTTACACGCTTTGGGCCCATTAAGGATTCAAGCGGTAATATAATAGGTATGAATTCTACTTCAATAAGCACTGCAGAATACGATAATTATTTTAGAAATATATTTCTGTCGTTAATTGGCACAATAATTTTAGTATGTATCGTCTTGATAGGCATTTTCTTAGCTTTCATAAAGAGATCTATAGCAAAGCCTATTAGCTCTCTTACCAAGGGCATAGAGGATCTTTCTACAGGGGATTTTACCTTGAAGCTTCCTGAAATGAACAAGGATGAACTTGGAAGAATAAGAGAAGCTGTAGAAAAGCTAAGAGGTTATCTTGTTGACATACTTTCAAGAATAAACAAGATACAAAGCGAAATACACTCCTCTAGCAAAGATATGTTGGAAGTGTCAAAAGCCTCTAAGCTTGCAGCAGGAGAAAGCAAAAAAGCAAGCGAGAATATGGCAGATGCAGCCACAAACCTATCTCAGAGCGCTCAAGAGATATCAAATCAGGTTCAACAACTTCTTAGTGCAATAGACTCTATTGCATCAGGCTCCGAGTCACTTGCAAAGAGTGCATCTAATCTATCAGAAAGGACTGCTGCAATAGCCGATAAATCTGTTCAGATTGCCACAGATGCAAAAGCAGTAGATGAACTAACCAACAACGTAAATAAGGACGCAAGAGAAGGCGCAAAGATAATCCAGGAGACACAAAACACCATGAACGCTATAGTGGTTTCTGTAGAGAACCTCTCAAGCGTGATGAACAGCCTCAAAGAGAGGTCTCTTGAAATAGGAAAGATTGTTGACGTGATATCAGGAATAGCAGAGCAGACTAATCTACTTGCCTTAAACGCTGCAATTGAGGCAGCAAGGGCAGGAGATGCGGGAAGAGGCTTTGCAGTGGTAGCAGACGAGGTTAGGAAATTAGCTGAAGAATCACAAAAGGCAGCAGTTGAAATTGGAAACATGATAAATCAGACCATAAAAGAGACAGAAAACGCTGCAAACTCTATGAACGAGACAAAAGAAGGAGTTTTGAAAGGATCTTCAATGAGCGATAGGACAAGCGAAGCGTTTAAAAACATTTTAAGCGCAATAGAAAAACTATCTGAAAAGATAGACACAACAACTCAAAACATTACTACTATTACCAAAGAAGTTCAAGAAATTGAATCAGAGGTATCAAACCTTGCAGCACTTTCAGAAGAAAACAGCGCATCAAGTGAAGAGATGGCAGCATCTGCCAAAGAAATTTCTACAAATGTAGAGGGAATTGCAGCTACCAGCGAAGAGATGGCAGCATCCAGCGAAGAGGTGGCAGCATCTGCTCAGGAGAGCGAAACAATGGCAGAACAAATAGACAAAGAAGCCAACAAATTAGCTGAAAGAGCAGATGAATTAAAGAACGAATTAGACAAGTATAAGTTTTATAATTAA
- a CDS encoding YeiH family protein, whose product MSNEKDEVVKSAPPKSRWTDLYLKEDWWAIWLGLFIVLAAYFAFASGSSFVKAISINPGGLKWDNVGQVFAHLGANAPQYIMQYVFWLVFFTVSTAIMGVKPSKFIPSFTLLYIFSIIIFAIGGWKYAQYFNLEPPLVALVLGLILANVFPIPRWLDEGFRVEYYIKTGIVLLGATFPIILIVSAGPVAITQATIISVITCLTIFFVGTRYFKLDKRFASILGMGGAICGVSAAMAGASAVGAKKEHLYSTVTLVVIAALIMIIVLPFASKALGLPAGVAGAWIGTSEFADAAGFAAAVSYGHMVGNENAALHAFTLMKVIGRDIWIGIWSFIFALIACLKWEKEECGVAPSPMEIWWRFPKFVIGFFVASIIMTIITSGYSAAEFSKNVQPNLIVPISSLRTWTFIFCFASIGLTTRFKELKSVGWAATAAFTIGVIVNVFLGWLMSTQVFYGFWSVLQ is encoded by the coding sequence ATGTCAAATGAAAAGGACGAAGTAGTGAAAAGCGCTCCGCCAAAGTCAAGATGGACAGATCTATATCTAAAAGAAGACTGGTGGGCTATCTGGCTTGGTCTTTTTATTGTTCTAGCTGCCTATTTTGCTTTTGCGTCGGGTAGTTCCTTTGTAAAGGCTATTTCTATCAATCCGGGGGGTCTAAAGTGGGACAATGTAGGTCAGGTTTTTGCTCATCTTGGAGCAAATGCCCCTCAATACATTATGCAGTATGTATTTTGGTTGGTATTTTTTACTGTTTCTACAGCAATTATGGGGGTAAAGCCTTCTAAATTTATACCGTCATTTACTCTTCTTTATATCTTTTCTATTATAATTTTCGCTATTGGCGGTTGGAAATATGCACAATATTTTAACCTTGAGCCCCCTCTGGTTGCTCTTGTTTTAGGTCTTATTCTTGCTAATGTTTTTCCTATTCCTCGCTGGTTGGATGAAGGTTTCAGAGTAGAATACTATATCAAGACTGGTATAGTTCTACTTGGCGCTACATTCCCTATTATTCTTATTGTTTCTGCTGGTCCTGTTGCTATTACTCAGGCAACAATTATTTCTGTAATTACCTGTTTAACTATATTCTTTGTTGGGACTAGATACTTTAAATTAGACAAGAGATTTGCCTCAATATTAGGAATGGGAGGCGCTATATGCGGCGTTTCTGCTGCTATGGCGGGTGCCAGCGCTGTTGGTGCTAAAAAGGAACACCTTTACTCTACGGTTACTCTGGTTGTTATAGCTGCATTGATAATGATTATTGTCCTTCCATTCGCATCAAAGGCTCTGGGCTTGCCTGCTGGTGTAGCAGGTGCATGGATTGGAACTTCAGAGTTTGCTGATGCAGCTGGCTTTGCAGCTGCTGTTTCCTATGGGCACATGGTAGGTAATGAAAATGCAGCACTACATGCCTTTACTCTCATGAAGGTTATAGGTAGAGATATCTGGATAGGAATTTGGTCATTTATTTTTGCTCTTATAGCTTGTTTAAAGTGGGAAAAGGAAGAGTGTGGGGTTGCTCCTTCTCCGATGGAGATATGGTGGCGCTTCCCTAAGTTCGTTATAGGATTCTTTGTGGCATCCATTATAATGACTATAATTACTTCAGGTTATTCGGCAGCAGAATTTTCAAAGAACGTTCAACCAAACTTAATTGTTCCTATTTCTTCCCTCAGGACGTGGACCTTTATATTCTGTTTTGCAAGTATTGGTTTGACAACCAGATTTAAGGAATTGAAATCTGTCGGCTGGGCAGCTACTGCTGCATTTACAATAGGAGTTATAGTAAACGTATTTCTTGGATGGCTTATGTCCACACAGGTATTTTATGGCTTTTGGAGTGTTTTGCAATAA
- a CDS encoding quinolinate synthase — MQENISANSLAKKFYDLFNRYAEDLYPGRYTHEKCKDLANIYFEIKDLKQKKDSLILSHNYLYPEFHEISDNIGDSLGLSLFVKEKKCKRVDFQGVFFMGSTSKIIVGNEKRLFVPDKPENLGCSLVDSIDTTYIKNWKEKYDGVVISYVNSDIYTKSLSDYICTSRNADKVIINAIKKFKGKKVLILPDKNLGKVMKARAIDSLKEEGTDVDPNIIEVYEQEKAYCHVHEKISLDYILSLIDKYKESDLLIHPECSCSFKLYEMTKKDKELKKKLFIVSTEQMVSSAKSSSAKSFIVGTEKGMVYRLRKEVPEKEFLPIDFAQCEYMKENTLEKLLESLKSDRYEIFISDTEEVEFREDGIYLPRKVAEKARVAIERMLEIK, encoded by the coding sequence TTGCAAGAAAATATTTCAGCTAACTCTTTAGCTAAAAAGTTCTACGATCTGTTCAATAGATATGCTGAGGATCTCTATCCTGGTAGATATACCCATGAAAAGTGTAAAGACCTTGCAAATATTTATTTTGAAATAAAAGATCTAAAACAAAAAAAGGATTCTTTGATACTTTCTCACAACTATCTTTACCCAGAATTTCATGAAATCTCTGATAATATAGGGGACTCTTTGGGCTTGAGCCTATTTGTCAAAGAAAAAAAGTGTAAGAGAGTTGATTTTCAGGGCGTCTTTTTTATGGGATCAACCAGTAAAATTATAGTTGGAAATGAAAAGAGACTTTTTGTTCCAGATAAGCCAGAAAACCTTGGCTGTTCGCTTGTAGATTCAATAGATACGACCTACATAAAAAACTGGAAAGAAAAATATGACGGCGTTGTAATAAGCTACGTCAATAGCGACATATACACAAAGTCATTAAGCGATTATATTTGCACATCTCGAAATGCAGACAAGGTAATAATAAATGCCATTAAAAAATTTAAGGGCAAGAAGGTATTAATACTTCCAGACAAAAATCTGGGCAAAGTAATGAAGGCAAGGGCAATAGATTCCTTAAAGGAAGAAGGGACTGACGTAGATCCAAATATCATAGAAGTGTACGAGCAAGAAAAAGCATACTGCCACGTACACGAAAAAATAAGCTTGGACTATATCTTGTCTTTGATAGACAAGTATAAAGAAAGCGATCTGTTAATTCACCCTGAGTGTAGTTGCAGTTTCAAGCTTTACGAGATGACAAAAAAAGACAAAGAACTCAAAAAGAAGCTTTTTATTGTATCTACTGAACAGATGGTTTCTTCTGCCAAAAGTTCTTCAGCAAAAAGCTTTATAGTTGGAACCGAAAAGGGTATGGTATATAGACTTAGAAAGGAAGTTCCAGAAAAGGAATTCTTGCCAATAGATTTTGCACAGTGTGAGTATATGAAAGAAAACACCCTTGAAAAACTCCTTGAATCCTTAAAAAGCGATAGATATGAGATATTTATTTCTGACACAGAAGAGGTAGAATTCAGAGAAGACGGCATTTACCTGCCTCGAAAAGTCGCCGAGAAGGCAAGAGTTGCAATAGAAAGAATGTTAGAGATCAAATGA
- the nadB gene encoding L-aspartate oxidase: MNTIECEILIIGAGIAGLTCAIKLADRGKNVVVINRSEDPEESNTKYAQGGIVWWGEDDSAELIETDIEEAGDEIGRESAIKIIAEDGPVLVKSFLIDRLGINFDKDPFGNLHKTLEGGHSKNRIIHVADQTGLAIQKALLKEAKNHPNIKILSSTTAIDLISTTHHSKNRDAIYQATKILGAYVLERNSNKIQKILSSYTVIASGGVGAVYEYTTNPEGARGDGIAMAKRAGAHVINMEYIQFHPTAFKKDNCKSFLISESVRGEGAILLNDKLERFVESELLPRDELTRLIYKEMKKSSSKNVWLSCEPIIKKGIKLEERFPKIFSDCLECGIDIRKDLIPVAPAAHYLCGGIRVDEWGKTNLARLYAIGEASCTGLHGANRLASTSLLEGLVWGVRSAENIIGNFSKEDIKSFQISDWDERFVLKEPDKNLIKDYLLRIKTIMWERVGIVRSEKELLRAIRELTELSIDIIEMYRTSKLSDELIGLRNAIEIAIEIASCARRNRVSKGAHYREDY, from the coding sequence ATGAACACTATTGAATGCGAAATTCTTATAATTGGAGCAGGAATTGCAGGTCTTACTTGCGCAATAAAACTTGCAGATAGAGGGAAAAACGTAGTAGTAATAAATCGTTCAGAAGATCCCGAAGAGTCCAACACAAAATACGCTCAAGGAGGAATAGTCTGGTGGGGTGAAGATGACTCAGCTGAACTAATAGAAACAGACATTGAAGAGGCTGGGGACGAGATAGGAAGGGAAAGCGCTATAAAAATCATTGCAGAAGACGGGCCGGTATTAGTTAAATCTTTCTTAATTGATAGGCTCGGTATAAATTTTGACAAGGATCCGTTTGGGAACCTTCATAAAACCCTTGAAGGAGGACACTCTAAAAATAGAATTATTCATGTAGCAGATCAAACAGGACTCGCCATTCAAAAAGCTCTACTAAAAGAGGCAAAAAATCATCCAAATATAAAGATACTTTCGTCTACTACTGCTATAGATCTTATTAGTACAACCCATCATTCTAAAAACAGGGATGCAATATATCAGGCAACAAAAATTCTTGGCGCATATGTCCTCGAAAGAAATTCAAATAAGATACAAAAGATCCTCTCTTCTTATACAGTTATTGCTAGCGGCGGAGTTGGGGCTGTTTACGAGTACACCACCAATCCTGAAGGCGCAAGAGGTGACGGTATTGCTATGGCAAAAAGAGCAGGAGCTCATGTAATAAACATGGAATATATTCAGTTTCATCCAACTGCCTTTAAGAAGGACAACTGTAAATCTTTTCTCATATCAGAATCTGTTAGAGGAGAAGGGGCAATACTTTTAAACGATAAATTAGAAAGATTTGTAGAATCTGAACTTTTGCCTAGAGATGAACTAACAAGGCTGATATATAAAGAAATGAAAAAGAGTTCAAGCAAAAACGTTTGGCTTTCATGTGAACCAATTATAAAAAAAGGCATAAAGCTCGAAGAAAGATTCCCCAAAATATTTTCAGATTGTCTTGAATGTGGCATTGATATAAGAAAAGACCTCATACCAGTAGCTCCTGCAGCACATTATCTTTGCGGAGGCATAAGGGTTGACGAATGGGGCAAAACTAATCTTGCAAGGCTTTATGCAATTGGTGAGGCATCCTGCACAGGCCTTCACGGAGCAAACAGGCTTGCTTCTACTTCGCTTCTAGAAGGGCTTGTGTGGGGAGTAAGATCTGCCGAAAATATTATTGGAAACTTTTCAAAGGAAGACATAAAAAGTTTCCAAATATCCGATTGGGACGAAAGATTTGTATTAAAAGAGCCCGATAAAAATTTGATTAAAGATTACCTTTTAAGGATTAAGACTATAATGTGGGAAAGGGTAGGCATTGTACGCTCCGAAAAAGAACTTTTAAGGGCGATAAGAGAGTTAACAGAGCTTTCTATAGACATAATTGAAATGTATAGAACGTCAAAGCTTTCAGATGAGTTAATTGGTCTTAGAAATGCTATTGAGATAGCTATAGAAATTGCTTCTTGTGCAAGAAGAAATAGAGTAAGTAAAGGAGCTCACTATAGGGAGGATTATTAA
- the nadC gene encoding carboxylating nicotinate-nucleotide diphosphorylase, which yields MNFKDILKERIHHDLGFDFYRKEGYPYSKFKIIFKESATIAGTIFVPTIVKIVEEEFFLEEFEESKKYKFEILKRDGEQVSSKETIMYVYANANVLLKAERTICNILSELSGIATHVKEILSKINTSVFLLDTRKNDPLFRPEHKYAIRLAGGKNHRSGFFDGILIKDNDIAIFGSIKSAIDNSLKNSKFLTKIEIEVGNIQDLETVLSDGRVDAILLDNMSVKDLKRAVEIISQSKKHYLVEASGVREEDVKEVSKTGVEFISMSSLIRRARYIDVSMKVDE from the coding sequence ATGAATTTCAAAGATATATTAAAAGAAAGAATCCACCATGACTTAGGCTTTGATTTTTACAGAAAAGAAGGCTATCCCTACTCAAAATTTAAAATCATTTTCAAAGAGAGCGCAACAATTGCAGGAACAATATTTGTCCCAACAATTGTAAAGATCGTTGAAGAAGAATTCTTTCTTGAAGAGTTTGAGGAATCAAAAAAGTACAAATTTGAGATCTTAAAAAGAGACGGAGAACAAGTATCTTCGAAAGAGACAATTATGTATGTATATGCAAATGCAAACGTCTTACTGAAAGCAGAGAGGACAATTTGTAATATTCTATCTGAATTGTCAGGAATTGCTACTCATGTGAAAGAAATTTTGTCAAAAATAAATACCAGTGTTTTTCTTTTGGACACAAGAAAAAATGATCCCTTATTCAGACCTGAACACAAATATGCTATAAGGCTTGCAGGCGGTAAAAATCACAGATCAGGATTCTTTGACGGTATATTAATAAAGGACAACGACATAGCAATTTTTGGTTCAATAAAATCTGCCATTGACAACTCATTAAAGAATTCAAAGTTTTTAACAAAAATTGAAATAGAAGTCGGCAATATTCAAGACTTAGAAACTGTTCTTTCAGATGGAAGGGTTGACGCAATATTATTGGACAATATGTCAGTAAAGGACCTAAAAAGGGCAGTGGAAATTATATCGCAATCAAAAAAACATTACCTTGTAGAGGCATCTGGGGTAAGGGAAGAAGACGTAAAAGAAGTATCTAAAACTGGAGTAGAATTTATCTCTATGTCATCACTTATAAGAAGGGCAAGATATATTGACGTTTCAATGAAAGTTGATGAGTAA
- a CDS encoding DJ-1/PfpI family protein: protein MPKVLILTGDCAEDYEVKVPQQALMLLGYDVEISAPNKRAGDMLQLVVHDFTNLDTYIELTGHRIPVDIATKDVNVEDYIGLVIPGGRAPEYIRRYNEVVEVTKKFFALNKPVAAICHGSQLLAACGVLSGRKVTSYPACATECMIAGANWVDQDVVVDNNLITAQAWPNHPLWLREFVKLLGAKIEI, encoded by the coding sequence ATGCCAAAAGTTTTAATCTTAACAGGCGATTGCGCAGAAGATTATGAGGTAAAAGTACCCCAACAAGCCTTGATGCTTTTGGGCTATGACGTAGAAATTAGTGCCCCAAACAAAAGGGCTGGGGATATGCTTCAACTTGTCGTACACGACTTTACTAACCTTGACACCTATATCGAATTAACGGGACACAGAATTCCGGTAGATATAGCCACAAAGGATGTAAATGTAGAAGACTATATAGGATTGGTAATACCTGGGGGAAGGGCTCCTGAATACATCAGAAGATACAATGAAGTAGTAGAAGTTACAAAAAAGTTTTTCGCCTTAAATAAACCTGTTGCAGCTATTTGTCACGGCTCTCAGCTATTGGCGGCATGCGGTGTCCTTTCTGGTAGAAAGGTTACAAGCTATCCAGCCTGTGCTACTGAATGTATGATTGCAGGGGCAAATTGGGTTGACCAGGACGTAGTAGTAGACAATAATCTTATTACTGCTCAAGCCTGGCCAAATCATCCTCTCTGGCTCAGAGAATTTGTAAAACTTCTTGGAGCAAAGATAGAAATATAA
- a CDS encoding ArsR/SmtB family transcription factor: MKKVLVYQLISEIFKTLAHPLRIQILMMLSEKERCVCELLNEIGVEQSNLSQHLRILKKQGIIDSRKDGQKMFYRINLPSVLNLVSDAKKTLNDQAKGHEELYKTIKNI; the protein is encoded by the coding sequence ATGAAAAAAGTTTTGGTATACCAATTGATTTCTGAAATTTTTAAAACTCTTGCACACCCATTAAGGATTCAAATATTGATGATGTTAAGCGAAAAGGAAAGGTGTGTATGTGAGCTTTTAAACGAGATAGGTGTTGAGCAATCAAACTTATCTCAGCACCTGAGGATCTTAAAAAAACAAGGCATTATAGATTCAAGAAAAGATGGGCAGAAGATGTTTTATAGAATAAATTTACCATCTGTATTAAACCTTGTAAGCGATGCTAAAAAGACTTTGAACGATCAGGCCAAGGGTCACGAGGAACTATATAAAACTATAAAGAATATTTAA